CGTGGCGGCCGGTGTCGACCGGGTGCTGGCCGTGAGCAGCGCCGACGTCTACGGCAAGGTGGCCGAGGCCGACCTGCCCCTCACCGAGGCGTCGCCCCTCCGCCCGGTCAGCCCGTACGCGGCGAGCAAGGTGGCCGCCGACTTCCTCGCCCTCCAGGCCTTCCTCGGCCACGGGCTGCCCACCGTGCGGGCCAGGGCGTTCAACCACCTCGGGCCGGGGCAGACCGACAAGTTCGTGGCCTCCGCCCTGGCCTCCCGGGTGGCCGCCAACGAGGTCGAGGGGGCCGACGAGGTCCGGGTCGGCAACCTGTCGTCCCGGCGGGACTTCACCGACGTCCGCGACGTGGTCAGGGCCTACCGCCTGCTCGTCCTCCACGGCGAGCCGGGCGAGGCCTACAACGTGTGCAGCGGGCGGGACGTGGCCGTGCAGGACCTGGCCGACCGCCTGGTGGCCATGGCCTCGGTGCCGATGCTGCTGAAGACCGACCCGGCCCTGGAGCGGCCGGTCGACGTGCCCGTGCTCCGGGGCGACAACGCCCGGCTGCGGGCGGCGACCGGGTGGGAGCCGTCGATCCCGATCGAGCAGACCCTGGCCGACCTGCTCGACGACTGGCGGCGCCGCCTCCGAGCGGGATGACCGCCACCGTCGAGCTGCGGACGCCGTTCGACGGCCGGACCTTCACGGTCACGGGGAGCGAGGACGACCGCAGCATCATGGCGGCCATCCGGGCCGGCGGGGGCAGCTACGAGCCCGACGTGATGCTCGTGCTGGCCAACCTGGTCGAGCCCGACTGGGTGTGCCTCGACGTGGGCGCCAACCTCGGCGCCATCTCCCTCGTGCTCGCCCACCTGTGCCCGAACGGCCGGGTCCACGCCTTCGAGGCCGCGGGGGAGAACGTCGCCCACCTCCGGGCCAACCTCGCCGCCAACGGGGCCACCAACGCCACGGCCCACCACCTCGCCCTCTACGACCGGGACGGCACCCTCACCCTCCACTTCACGTCGAGCTACGCCGGCGGGTCGTTCGTGTCGGACGTGGTCGACGAGGGGCTGGCCGAGGAGGTGCCGGCCAGGACGCTCGACGGGTGGGTCGCCGACCAGGGCCTCGACCGCCTGGACGTCGTCAAGCTCGACGTCGAGGGGGCCGAGTCCCGGATGCTGGCCGGGGCCCGGGCGACCATCGAGCGCTTCCGGCCCCACCTGGTCGTCGAGTTCAACCCGATCGTCAGCCAGCGGTTCCAGCGCCAGCCGCCCGGCGCGCTGTGGGACGCGCTCGCCGCCGTCTACCCCCACCGGTTCGCCATCGGCCCCGGCGGCCGGCTCACCCGCCTGCTCTCCTGGGCCCACCTGCGCGCCCTGCTCCACGAGCACGGCGTGATCGACCTGCTGTGCACGTTCGCCGGCGGTCGCCGGCTCGGCCGCCTCGACCTCCCAGGCCCGGTGGCGGCGGCCAGGAGCCTGGCCGCGGCCGTCGCCGCCGCCAACCCCCGCCGGCCGGCCAAGGGCTGCTTCGTGCCCGAGCCCCGCGCCGAGGTGGTGGCCGGGGTCGACCGCCTCCGCCTGAGGGCAGGGGATCGCACGACCATCCGGGTGTGGGTGCGCAACACCGGCCGGTCGTGGCTGCGCAGCGACGTGCTGCCCTACCCGGTGCGCCTCGGCTGCCGGTGGTTCGCCGCCGGCGCCCTCGTGGAGGGCGACCGGGTCGACCTCGGCACCCTCCGCCCCGGCGCCGAGGCCAACGTGGCCCTGCCCGTGGTCGCCCCCGACCGGCCGGGCCACTGGCGGCTCGCCGTGAGCGTGATCCAGGACGGCATCGCCTGGTTCGACGACCTCGACCCCGCCTACGGAGCGGTGGTCGAGGTCGAGGTCGAGGTCGAGGGTTAGGGTCGGTCGAGGCGGCGGCGGGCCCTGGCCAGGGCGTCGGTCGCGGCGGCCCGCTCCCGGCGGTCCTCGCACCCGTCCACCAGGGCGGCCAGCCGGCTGCGCCACTCCTCCAGCACCGGCCGGTCGTGCTCGCCGCCCGTGCGGTCGAGCCAGGCCAGGTCCCGCTCGAACAGGGCCAGCTGGAGGTCGACCTCGGTGTGGCGGGCGGTGACGACGGGCAGGCGCTCGGCCTTGGCCGCCGGGTAGCCGGTGCCGGCCACCAGCTCCCACGGCTCCATCCCGAACACGCCGGCCAGCAGGGTGACCGTGCGCTCGCCTGGCTGGCTCATCCCGGCCTCGAGGTGGGAGACGGCGACGCGGGAGATCCCGAGGCGGTCGGCGAGGTCCTGCTGGGTCCACCCCAGCTTCCCCCGCAGCTCGGCGATGCGGCGTCCCAGTTCCCGGTGCACGTGCCAACCCACTTGGCAGACGACGGAGCGGCGCCACGGTAGAACGGCCCGATGCCGACCCGCGCGCTCATCACCGGGATCACCGGCCAGGACGGCTCCCACCTGGCCGAGCTCCTGCTCGACAAGGGCTACGAGGTGGTGGGCATGGTCCGCCGCAGCAGCACCGTGAACTTCGAGCGGATCGCCCACCTCCAGGACCGGGTGGAGTTCGCGTCGGCCGACCTGCTGGACGAGGCCTCGCTGATCGCCGTGCTCCAGGAGCACCGGCCGAGCGAGGTCTACAACCTGGCCGCCCAGTCCTTCGTCCAGACCTCGTTCTCCCAGCCGGTGCTGACCGGCGAGACGACGGCGCTCGGCGTCACCCGCATGCTCGACGCCATCCGGATCGTCGACCCCGGCATCCGCTTCTACCAGGCCAGCTCGAGCGAGATGTTCGGCAAGGTGCAGGAGGTCCCCCAGCGGGAGACCACGCCGTTCTACCCCCGCAGCCCGTACGGGGTGGCCAAGCTC
The Acidimicrobiales bacterium genome window above contains:
- a CDS encoding FkbM family methyltransferase, producing the protein MTATVELRTPFDGRTFTVTGSEDDRSIMAAIRAGGGSYEPDVMLVLANLVEPDWVCLDVGANLGAISLVLAHLCPNGRVHAFEAAGENVAHLRANLAANGATNATAHHLALYDRDGTLTLHFTSSYAGGSFVSDVVDEGLAEEVPARTLDGWVADQGLDRLDVVKLDVEGAESRMLAGARATIERFRPHLVVEFNPIVSQRFQRQPPGALWDALAAVYPHRFAIGPGGRLTRLLSWAHLRALLHEHGVIDLLCTFAGGRRLGRLDLPGPVAAARSLAAAVAAANPRRPAKGCFVPEPRAEVVAGVDRLRLRAGDRTTIRVWVRNTGRSWLRSDVLPYPVRLGCRWFAAGALVEGDRVDLGTLRPGAEANVALPVVAPDRPGHWRLAVSVIQDGIAWFDDLDPAYGAVVEVEVEVEG
- a CDS encoding helix-turn-helix transcriptional regulator, whose product is MHRELGRRIAELRGKLGWTQQDLADRLGISRVAVSHLEAGMSQPGERTVTLLAGVFGMEPWELVAGTGYPAAKAERLPVVTARHTEVDLQLALFERDLAWLDRTGGEHDRPVLEEWRSRLAALVDGCEDRRERAAATDALARARRRLDRP
- a CDS encoding GDP-mannose 4,6-dehydratase, translating into MRALVTGAGGFVGRHLVAHLAAEGDDVVGVDRADGGCDILDAGAVRDLVADVRPDAVYHLAGWADVGGSWSAPVETFTANAVGTQHVLLACVAAGVDRVLAVSSADVYGKVAEADLPLTEASPLRPVSPYAASKVAADFLALQAFLGHGLPTVRARAFNHLGPGQTDKFVASALASRVAANEVEGADEVRVGNLSSRRDFTDVRDVVRAYRLLVLHGEPGEAYNVCSGRDVAVQDLADRLVAMASVPMLLKTDPALERPVDVPVLRGDNARLRAATGWEPSIPIEQTLADLLDDWRRRLRAG